GACAAGCGGCTGGCTGAAATCGGGCTTGCGTTGATTCCCCATTCATCTTTTCAGCATCTACGAATAGCCGCGTCCTCGGTTGACCGCATGGCCTTCCGCGGATGACGCAGATACGAGCGGATTGAGTACAGGACAGAGGTGTCCCTACCCGGCAATACCAAAATTGGATGCGGGAAAAATGATATCATCCAGGACATGCAAACAAACCAGCAACCGATTCGACCCATGCCGAATCCAAACCTGTGGCAAATATTCCGGACCTTTTTGATTCTCGGGTGCTCGGCGTTCGGCGGACCGGCCATCATCGTTCATCTACGCGAAGATCTCGTGCGGAGTCGCGGCTGGGTAAGGGCTGAGGCATTCGACGACGGCATCGGACTGTGCCAGGCGATTCCCGGCGCCACGGGAATGCAGATGGCGGGGTATTTGGGATTGCGCATCGGCGGCATTCGCGGGGCGCTGGCGGCCTTTGTGGGTTTTGGACTGCCGGCGTTTCTACTCATGCTCGCCCTGTCCGCCGTGTACAGCCGGACACACAATTTGCCGTCTATTCTTGCAATGTTCAACGGATTGCAGGCTGTGGTCGTGGCCTTGGTGGCGCATGCGGCGTGGTCCTTCGGCCGGGAATTTGTGAAGTATCGGCAGGACGTACTGCTGGCCTTCAGTGTCGCGATCTATCTCGGACTTGGCGGCGTTCCGTATATCGCCATCCCCGTCGCGGCCTTGGCCGGATTTTGGCTTTACCGGCGTGTGGGCGACGAAGAATCGCCGCGATCGCCCGCGCCCTTTACGCAACGGAGAAACGCATGGCGGGCGGCCGCGCTTGTCGTGTCCGCAGC
The Candidatus Hydrogenedentota bacterium DNA segment above includes these coding regions:
- the chrA gene encoding chromate efflux transporter, with the translated sequence MQTNQQPIRPMPNPNLWQIFRTFLILGCSAFGGPAIIVHLREDLVRSRGWVRAEAFDDGIGLCQAIPGATGMQMAGYLGLRIGGIRGALAAFVGFGLPAFLLMLALSAVYSRTHNLPSILAMFNGLQAVVVALVAHAAWSFGREFVKYRQDVLLAFSVAIYLGLGGVPYIAIPVAALAGFWLYRRVGDEESPRSPAPFTQRRNAWRAAALVVSAALAGMVVLFFVDRSLFNLAFTMMRIDLFAFGGGYAALPIMLHEVVDARHWLDARTFMDGIALGQVTPGPIIITATFVGYMREGLAGACAATMGIFLPSFLVLLALAPEFHRLRRRPAVRCVLRGAVASFVGLLLATTAMLGMEVPWNPSLAAVGTAAFAALLLRAKVPWVILGGAGVAWLLQ